A single genomic interval of Flavobacteriales bacterium harbors:
- a CDS encoding T9SS type A sorting domain-containing protein, which translates to MGGDLTAAVDTNSRRGAEDAEQFQFSSLRGAAMGRCVGDLAAADSVIQLLLAEEGGNPSLTTQLYQLRLSVMAGLNQEDPAYVTWLRELIEADPYGAMAPKALLRHVTREPYMRCPWKLNDDLPGIRSMEAVQQPGARTALTLYPNPTAGTFGVMHEDGTVIRSIRMYSTEGRELRLNHNKGHYDPGPAQPGLYLLVVEQADGHFEQLRLILTAP; encoded by the coding sequence ATGGGTGGCGACCTGACGGCAGCGGTGGACACGAACTCACGCAGAGGGGCAGAGGACGCTGAGCAATTCCAGTTCTCGTCACTGCGAGGCGCTGCGATGGGCCGGTGCGTGGGCGACCTGGCGGCTGCGGACTCGGTGATCCAGTTGCTACTGGCCGAGGAAGGCGGTAACCCCAGCCTGACCACCCAATTGTACCAATTGCGCTTGAGCGTGATGGCTGGGTTGAACCAGGAGGACCCCGCCTATGTGACCTGGTTGCGGGAGCTGATCGAAGCCGACCCCTATGGTGCCATGGCCCCCAAGGCGCTGCTGCGCCATGTGACGCGTGAGCCCTACATGCGTTGCCCGTGGAAGCTGAACGATGACCTGCCAGGCATAAGGAGCATGGAAGCGGTACAACAGCCTGGGGCTAGGACTGCGCTCACATTGTATCCGAATCCGACCGCTGGGACGTTCGGCGTGATGCACGAAGACGGAACAGTTATCCGGTCCATCCGGATGTACAGCACCGAAGGCCGCGAGCTACGCCTGAACCATAACAAAGGGCACTATGACCCAGGACCGGCACAACCAGGACTCTATTTGCTTGTGGTTGAACAAGCGGATGGACATTTTGAGCAACTCCGCTTGATCCTGACCGCACCATGA
- a CDS encoding carboxypeptidase regulatory-like domain-containing protein, translating into MTQTHRPMNRPTARTFGLLILAVLPLAAGAQKLKERMAARYAEDFDYPAMAKVYQDLADKGKADATDLRRLAMAYKRMGRLDLAEATYAQLTSGSPSPQDLFDHAEVLRTNGKYTEANQMYARYLEQNPGDPRAEAYVKHPDLFDRLNRDSSSASIRTVPINSPQADLGLTVLEELLLFSSARGEGTGGKAAYKWDDQPFLNLYSALLKGQTAEEPMVMRKDVNSRFHDGTASFDSLADRLYFTRNNFFYGTKDLADDGELKLGIFFTDITTGEFGNQEWGNLIPFDHNNPQYNVGHPCVSHDGRRMYFVSDMPGGQGGTDIWFCDNLGNNWGAPQNMGPKVNSPGNEMYPFIGRDSTFFFASTGHPGLGGLDLFRTKLLPTGPGTVFNLKAPMNSRYNDFGLLLLADDSTGFFVSDRPGGVGSDDVYGCTVRPPMMYLAGIVIDKATRQPIEGATILLKDEKNEHVKRYQLETEPGGKFKIDAEYRSKYVIVATKNGYFQQEVSVMTDSDPLEDIVVEMTKYDYAAEGVVMHGETEVPLSGARVMLYDGNDQLLEERTTDATGKYAFALKPESDYRIRVEKEGFFKQSARISTKGKPSAIIHTDFRLFPLEVNQVVRLDNIYYDYNKWNIRPDAALELDKLVQTLNDNPTVKIELSSHTDCRGKDAYNLSLSQKRAKSAVDHIIAKGIAKDRVTSKGYGESLPSEKCVCEKCSEDEHQRNRRTEFKVLSK; encoded by the coding sequence ATGACGCAGACCCACCGACCGATGAACCGCCCCACCGCACGCACCTTCGGCCTGCTCATCCTGGCCGTGCTGCCCCTGGCCGCCGGTGCCCAGAAGCTCAAGGAGCGCATGGCCGCGCGTTACGCCGAGGACTTCGACTATCCCGCCATGGCCAAGGTGTACCAGGACCTGGCCGACAAGGGCAAGGCCGATGCCACCGACCTGCGCCGACTGGCCATGGCCTACAAGCGCATGGGCCGCCTGGACCTGGCCGAGGCCACCTACGCGCAGCTCACCAGCGGATCGCCCAGCCCGCAGGACCTCTTCGACCATGCCGAGGTGCTGCGCACCAACGGCAAGTACACCGAGGCCAACCAGATGTATGCCCGCTACCTGGAGCAGAACCCGGGCGATCCCCGGGCCGAGGCCTACGTGAAGCATCCGGACCTCTTCGACCGCCTCAATCGCGACAGCAGCAGCGCCAGCATCCGCACCGTGCCCATCAACAGCCCGCAGGCCGACCTGGGCCTCACCGTGCTTGAGGAGCTGCTGCTGTTCAGCAGCGCGCGGGGCGAAGGGACCGGAGGCAAAGCCGCCTACAAGTGGGACGACCAGCCCTTCCTGAACCTCTACAGCGCCCTGCTGAAGGGCCAGACCGCCGAGGAGCCGATGGTGATGCGCAAGGACGTGAACAGCCGCTTCCACGATGGCACGGCGAGCTTCGACTCCCTGGCCGACCGCCTCTACTTCACGCGCAACAACTTCTTCTACGGCACCAAGGACCTCGCCGACGATGGCGAATTGAAGCTCGGCATCTTCTTCACCGACATCACCACCGGCGAGTTCGGCAACCAGGAGTGGGGCAACCTGATCCCCTTCGACCACAACAACCCGCAGTACAACGTGGGCCACCCCTGTGTAAGCCACGATGGGCGCCGGATGTACTTCGTGAGCGACATGCCCGGCGGCCAGGGCGGCACCGACATCTGGTTCTGCGACAACCTGGGCAACAACTGGGGCGCTCCCCAGAACATGGGCCCCAAGGTGAACAGCCCGGGGAACGAGATGTATCCCTTCATCGGGCGCGACAGCACCTTCTTCTTCGCCAGCACCGGCCACCCCGGCCTGGGCGGGCTGGACCTCTTCCGCACCAAGCTGCTGCCCACCGGGCCCGGCACGGTGTTCAACCTGAAGGCCCCGATGAACTCCCGCTACAACGACTTCGGTCTGTTGCTGCTGGCCGACGACAGCACCGGCTTCTTCGTGAGCGATCGTCCCGGCGGCGTGGGCAGCGACGACGTCTACGGGTGCACGGTGCGCCCGCCCATGATGTACCTGGCCGGCATCGTGATCGACAAGGCCACCCGCCAGCCCATCGAGGGCGCCACCATCCTGCTGAAGGATGAGAAGAACGAGCACGTGAAGCGCTATCAGCTGGAGACCGAGCCCGGCGGCAAGTTCAAGATCGACGCCGAGTACCGCAGCAAGTACGTGATCGTGGCCACCAAGAACGGCTACTTCCAACAGGAGGTGAGCGTGATGACCGACAGCGACCCGCTGGAGGACATCGTGGTGGAGATGACCAAGTACGACTACGCCGCCGAGGGCGTGGTGATGCACGGGGAGACCGAAGTGCCGCTGAGCGGCGCCAGGGTGATGCTGTACGATGGCAACGACCAGCTGCTGGAGGAACGCACCACCGATGCCACGGGCAAGTACGCCTTCGCTCTGAAGCCCGAGAGCGACTACCGCATCCGCGTGGAGAAGGAGGGCTTCTTCAAGCAGAGCGCGCGCATCAGCACCAAGGGCAAGCCCAGCGCCATCATCCACACGGACTTCCGCCTGTTCCCGCTGGAGGTGAACCAGGTGGTGCGCCTGGACAACATCTACTACGACTACAACAAGTGGAACATCCGTCCGGACGCGGCCCTGGAGCTGGACAAGCTGGTGCAGACGCTGAACGACAACCCCACGGTGAAGATCGAGCTGAGCAGCCACACCGACTGCCGCGGCAAGGACGCCTACAACCTGAGCCTGTCGCAGAAGCGGGCCAAGAGCGCCGTGGACCACATCATCGCCAAGGGCATCGCCAAGGACCGGGTGACGAGCAAGGGCTATGGGGAATCGCTGCCGAGCGAGAAGTGCGTGTGTGAGAAGTGCAGCGAGGATGAGCACCAGCGCAACCGCCGCACCGAGTTCAAGGTGCTATCGAAATAG
- a CDS encoding restriction endonuclease has protein sequence MSLVDNWELFDPSAPPTVRRLNEAIGILKHLGFRGKQANEAAAYTLLAMVALDPAKSWSESTAPLRGITPIIGFIEKFYGVRYAPNTRESIRDDAVKFFVEHGLLVRNPDNPHRPTNSGKTVYQVEGNALALLRSYRTKDWQQKLTDYLARVEHIRNELKRHRASHRIPVTLPGGAAVTLSPGGQNPLMKHIIEEFCPRFAPGGVILYVGDTESKFGVFEKPAFAALGIKVPAPAKMPDVVVHDLEKDWLLLIEAVTTAGPIDGKRRVELQRLFSGSRAGLVFVTAFMNRADFRKFLPDISWESEVWLADDPEHMIHFNGERFLGPYPEVKP, from the coding sequence ATGAGCTTGGTCGATAACTGGGAGCTCTTCGATCCATCGGCACCACCGACTGTTCGCCGGCTAAATGAGGCGATAGGGATCCTGAAGCACCTGGGCTTCAGGGGCAAACAAGCGAACGAAGCGGCGGCGTACACGCTGTTGGCCATGGTCGCTCTCGACCCAGCCAAGTCTTGGTCTGAATCCACCGCTCCTTTGCGAGGGATCACCCCGATCATCGGCTTCATCGAGAAATTCTATGGTGTGAGGTATGCGCCGAACACCCGTGAGTCGATCCGCGATGATGCTGTCAAGTTCTTCGTGGAGCATGGTCTGCTCGTGCGCAACCCGGACAACCCGCACAGACCAACGAACAGCGGCAAAACCGTGTATCAGGTCGAGGGGAATGCCTTGGCTTTGCTGCGATCTTACCGTACAAAGGACTGGCAACAAAAGCTCACGGATTATCTCGCACGGGTCGAGCACATTCGGAATGAACTCAAGCGCCACCGTGCGTCGCATCGCATACCGGTTACCCTCCCGGGTGGCGCAGCGGTGACCCTCTCGCCAGGTGGGCAGAACCCCTTGATGAAGCACATCATCGAGGAATTCTGCCCCCGATTTGCGCCTGGAGGTGTGATACTTTACGTGGGTGACACAGAGAGCAAGTTCGGCGTGTTCGAGAAGCCGGCATTCGCTGCCCTGGGGATCAAGGTGCCGGCACCTGCCAAGATGCCCGACGTAGTGGTGCATGATCTTGAAAAGGACTGGCTCCTTCTGATCGAGGCCGTCACTACCGCTGGCCCGATCGACGGCAAGCGTCGCGTTGAGCTCCAGCGATTGTTCAGTGGCTCACGCGCCGGCCTTGTGTTCGTCACAGCCTTCATGAACCGTGCGGACTTCCGCAAGTTCTTACCTGACATCTCTTGGGAATCCGAGGTGTGGCTTGCCGATGATCCAGAGCACATGATCCACTTCAACGGGGAGCGGTTCTTGGGTCCCTATCCGGAAGTGAAGCCCTGA
- a CDS encoding type I restriction enzyme HsdR N-terminal domain-containing protein, with amino-acid sequence MAKQKSDKVTPRVEVVRDGKGRIKSHLRDKWLVETPEEAVRQQYVCVLVNEYGYALVQMAEEMRIDGDRGHSDARADIVVWRSAAEKREKKIPLVVVECKAENITVEQSTYKQGGAYANYTKSPFFVAHNHRWSKYLAHSLIA; translated from the coding sequence ATGGCAAAGCAGAAGTCGGACAAGGTCACACCGCGTGTAGAGGTGGTGCGTGATGGCAAGGGCCGCATTAAAAGCCACCTCCGCGACAAGTGGCTCGTGGAAACGCCCGAAGAGGCGGTACGGCAACAGTACGTGTGCGTGCTGGTGAACGAGTACGGCTATGCGCTGGTCCAGATGGCCGAGGAAATGCGCATCGACGGGGACCGTGGCCACAGCGATGCCCGGGCGGACATTGTGGTTTGGCGCAGCGCGGCCGAGAAGCGCGAGAAAAAGATCCCCCTGGTGGTGGTGGAGTGCAAGGCCGAGAACATCACGGTGGAGCAGAGCACCTACAAGCAGGGCGGTGCTTATGCCAACTACACGAAGTCTCCCTTCTTCGTAGCCCACAACCACCGGTGGTCGAAGTACCTCGCCCACTCCCTCATCGCCTGA
- a CDS encoding PQQ-like beta-propeller repeat protein produces the protein MRFAGNGDTLWTRTLGNPQLSEVAYSIDTTADGGFILAGYKVQSGGQYDLHVMKTNANGQLLWQRSYGSPWSDNTGFATVLRNGRIALAGGERASSGTNKRPVLYLLEANGDEVWSAPDPDPPEFGVYFAKPIEMDNGDLVVSGAQTLNGVQVGMLSRLDSTGTLLWKRYYQTTDLPNYTYDVRRTLDGGFIMAGTAFDSALVSQDAWLVKVDSFGCLVPGCQVFDGVQEQVTDLRDALRLWPNPVHAQGQLHVAIDLPAGFALRGPLRLALTDAAGRLVQEHALPDGVSAFSFPVSSLPSGLYHVHLLDATRWLSGGKVVVSPP, from the coding sequence ATGCGCTTCGCTGGTAACGGCGACACGCTCTGGACCAGAACCTTGGGAAATCCGCAACTATCCGAAGTAGCCTACAGCATCGACACCACGGCAGATGGTGGCTTCATCCTCGCGGGCTACAAGGTGCAGAGCGGCGGGCAGTACGACCTGCACGTGATGAAGACGAACGCCAACGGGCAGTTGCTGTGGCAGCGCAGCTACGGCAGCCCGTGGAGCGACAATACCGGATTCGCCACCGTGCTACGGAATGGACGGATCGCCCTGGCTGGCGGCGAGCGCGCAAGCAGCGGGACCAACAAACGCCCCGTGCTGTACCTGCTGGAGGCCAATGGCGATGAAGTGTGGTCCGCGCCGGACCCGGACCCACCGGAGTTCGGCGTGTACTTTGCCAAGCCCATTGAAATGGACAACGGCGACCTGGTGGTGAGCGGAGCGCAGACCTTGAACGGGGTGCAGGTAGGGATGTTGTCCCGGTTGGACAGCACGGGCACCCTGTTGTGGAAGCGCTACTACCAGACCACGGACCTGCCGAACTACACCTACGATGTGCGCCGCACGCTGGACGGGGGCTTCATCATGGCAGGAACGGCCTTTGACAGCGCGCTGGTGAGCCAGGACGCGTGGCTGGTGAAGGTGGACAGTTTCGGGTGCCTGGTGCCGGGCTGCCAGGTGTTCGACGGGGTGCAGGAGCAGGTGACGGACCTGCGGGATGCGCTGCGGCTGTGGCCGAACCCTGTTCATGCGCAGGGGCAGCTGCACGTGGCGATCGACCTTCCAGCAGGCTTTGCATTGCGCGGTCCGCTTCGCCTGGCGCTGACGGATGCGGCTGGGCGGCTGGTGCAGGAGCATGCGCTACCGGACGGTGTTTCAGCGTTCAGCTTTCCAGTTTCCTCTTTGCCCTCCGGGCTCTACCATGTGCATCTGTTGGATGCGACGCGGTGGCTGAGCGGGGGGAAGGTGGTGGTGTCTCCGCCGTAG
- a CDS encoding Eco57I restriction-modification methylase domain-containing protein encodes MARRVERLEDLDAVVSRLDVLEVDAAEALVDRTRKSALGQFLTPPPTAVLMASMFRTYRKHVKLLDAGAGAGALTHALVQRLLADTDRPKQISATAYELDPLMLDGLRSTMKDCQDRCKQHGVRFEYHIHAEDFIEGAAGMLRDDLFASDRTSFNTAIVNPPYRKISSTSQVRSSLSSVGIETSNLYTGFVALMIRLLEPGGELVAITPRSFCNGPYFRPFRADLMSRTALHRLHLFDSRTAAFKGDKVLQENVIYHAVVGKPAPPDLVISNSSGRAGDPVTMRRVPMSEVVDPADPELMIHLETNQDQSRAAGIVRQIRTGLKDLGLSVSTGRVVDFRAEEYIVQEPSENTVPLIYSTHFDKGFISWPIPYGRKPNAIISDPATKSLMVPRGTYVLVKRFSSKEERRRIVACIYDPDRIDADEIGFENHLNYFHRNGAGLDMSLAKGLAAYLNSTVVDQHFRRFSGHTQVNATDLRTLPYPAKTTLERIGAQLRSEPMVQSLIDQLVEHELGR; translated from the coding sequence ATGGCACGTAGAGTAGAACGATTGGAGGACTTGGACGCAGTGGTGAGTCGCTTGGATGTTCTTGAAGTCGACGCCGCCGAAGCGTTGGTTGACCGCACGAGGAAGTCAGCATTAGGTCAGTTCCTAACACCTCCACCAACGGCGGTGTTGATGGCGTCGATGTTCAGGACCTATCGCAAGCATGTCAAACTGCTCGACGCGGGTGCGGGTGCGGGTGCACTGACACATGCTCTCGTTCAACGACTACTTGCTGACACTGATCGTCCCAAGCAGATAAGCGCTACTGCGTACGAGCTTGACCCACTGATGCTTGACGGCCTTCGCTCCACGATGAAGGATTGCCAAGACCGGTGTAAGCAGCATGGTGTGCGCTTCGAGTACCACATCCACGCTGAAGACTTCATTGAAGGCGCGGCAGGCATGTTGCGCGATGATCTGTTCGCGAGTGATCGGACCAGCTTCAACACGGCCATTGTCAATCCCCCGTACCGCAAGATCAGTAGCACCTCTCAAGTCAGGTCCTCACTGAGTTCGGTTGGCATTGAAACGAGTAACCTCTACACCGGGTTTGTGGCGCTCATGATCCGCCTGCTGGAACCGGGCGGTGAGCTTGTTGCCATCACTCCCAGGAGCTTCTGCAATGGTCCATACTTCCGGCCTTTCCGGGCTGACCTGATGAGCCGGACCGCTCTTCACAGGCTGCACCTATTTGACTCGCGAACCGCTGCGTTCAAAGGGGATAAAGTGCTCCAGGAGAATGTCATCTACCATGCTGTCGTCGGCAAGCCGGCACCTCCGGATCTGGTCATAAGTAACAGTAGTGGTCGAGCCGGTGACCCCGTCACGATGAGGAGAGTCCCCATGAGCGAGGTGGTGGATCCAGCCGACCCGGAACTCATGATCCACTTGGAGACCAACCAGGATCAAAGTCGGGCTGCTGGTATCGTTCGCCAGATCAGAACAGGTTTAAAGGACTTAGGCTTGAGCGTATCTACTGGTCGCGTAGTAGATTTCAGAGCAGAAGAGTACATAGTTCAGGAACCCTCTGAGAACACCGTACCGCTCATCTATTCAACGCACTTCGACAAGGGGTTCATCTCGTGGCCCATTCCGTATGGTCGCAAACCGAATGCGATCATTTCAGATCCCGCCACAAAGTCGTTGATGGTGCCTCGTGGCACATACGTACTGGTGAAACGCTTCTCATCAAAGGAAGAGCGCCGCAGGATCGTGGCATGCATTTATGACCCCGATCGTATCGATGCTGATGAGATAGGTTTCGAGAACCATCTCAACTACTTTCACCGGAACGGGGCTGGTCTGGATATGTCCTTGGCTAAAGGTCTTGCCGCATATCTGAACTCTACGGTCGTGGACCAGCATTTCCGGCGGTTCAGTGGCCATACTCAGGTGAACGCCACTGACTTGCGCACACTGCCGTATCCGGCCAAGACTACTTTGGAGCGCATCGGTGCGCAGCTCCGGAGCGAGCCTATGGTGCAGAGCTTGATCGATCAATTGGTGGAGCATGAGCTTGGTCGATAA
- a CDS encoding type IX secretion system membrane protein PorP/SprF, with the protein MASRWKALLLAFVLAAPVAAQQDPQFTQYMFNLLAINPAYAGAAERVSIKALTRHQWVGFEGAPSTQTLTVHAPLARETVGIGGTIMRDEHGPVSQYGFMIDLAYRIHFANERKLAFGLKGGMTLVQGRFGELNPLQSGDQVFQQNVNTKLDPQFGFGMMYYGERFFLGVSTPKLLRTEFFKDAPVDTTGTAWQQGQRPHYFLTGGYVFNMGMYHKFKPTFLVKAVQGAPISFDVSANFFFFEKFWLGAMYRHEDAVGALAQYYFTDGISAGYAYDYPLSPLRNYSGGSHEVMIGFDFGKRMKGIRSPRYF; encoded by the coding sequence ATGGCCTCCCGTTGGAAAGCCCTGCTCCTGGCCTTCGTGCTCGCGGCCCCCGTGGCCGCCCAGCAGGATCCGCAGTTCACGCAGTACATGTTCAACCTGCTGGCGATCAACCCGGCCTATGCCGGCGCCGCCGAGCGGGTGAGCATCAAGGCCCTGACGCGCCACCAGTGGGTGGGCTTCGAGGGTGCGCCCAGCACCCAGACGCTGACGGTGCACGCCCCGCTGGCGCGGGAGACCGTGGGCATCGGCGGCACCATCATGCGCGATGAGCATGGCCCGGTGAGCCAGTACGGCTTCATGATCGACCTGGCCTACCGCATCCACTTCGCCAACGAGCGCAAGCTGGCCTTCGGCCTCAAGGGCGGCATGACGCTGGTGCAGGGCCGGTTCGGGGAGCTGAACCCCCTGCAGAGCGGCGACCAGGTGTTCCAGCAGAACGTGAACACCAAGCTGGACCCGCAGTTCGGCTTCGGCATGATGTACTACGGCGAGCGCTTCTTCCTCGGTGTGAGCACGCCCAAGCTCCTGCGCACCGAGTTCTTCAAGGACGCGCCGGTCGACACCACCGGCACCGCCTGGCAGCAGGGCCAGCGCCCGCACTACTTCCTCACCGGCGGCTACGTGTTCAACATGGGCATGTACCACAAGTTCAAGCCCACCTTCCTGGTGAAGGCCGTGCAGGGCGCGCCGATCAGCTTCGACGTGAGCGCCAACTTCTTCTTCTTCGAGAAGTTCTGGCTGGGCGCCATGTACCGCCACGAGGATGCCGTGGGCGCCCTGGCCCAGTACTACTTCACCGATGGCATCTCGGCCGGCTACGCCTACGACTATCCGCTGAGCCCGCTGCGCAACTACAGCGGCGGCAGCCATGAGGTGATGATCGGCTTCGACTTCGGCAAACGCATGAAGGGCATCCGCTCACCGCGCTACTTCTGA
- a CDS encoding DGQHR domain-containing protein: MIATRIPQKDARFYFVSYPAEDLLRRVRFISRYYAEGEAAIAADPGTKDDEVAGFIGRIERSDAAFQRAMSKAKVKAIRNFYETAVTQPPIPGTVLLFTSETLDFSPLGHYQHVGDLKEPREKYLIIDGQHRLAALEFFFRSHPEEARSIHVPCVVFDGQSEDFAAEMFVIINSTPTRINKSHLIDLYEKVSWEKPDKRLAAKVIERLYGDPDSPLRYRINRLGNRSKQEKWIMQAELFNEVHRWIVRSTKRGETVDASARTVEKRYRTVQEFLRAARSAWGDAWGHPKYHVTKPVTLKAMLRVCADLAIADQQADEGRERRWAQRLAPWGEVVREFRDEGFYERFAAKGQVERVAKVHRYLAQRVGL, translated from the coding sequence ATGATCGCCACCCGCATCCCCCAGAAGGACGCCCGGTTCTATTTCGTGAGCTATCCCGCCGAGGACCTGCTGCGGCGTGTGCGCTTCATCAGCCGGTACTACGCGGAGGGCGAAGCGGCCATCGCCGCCGATCCGGGGACGAAGGACGATGAGGTGGCCGGCTTCATCGGTCGCATCGAGCGCAGCGACGCCGCCTTCCAACGCGCCATGAGCAAGGCCAAGGTGAAGGCCATCCGCAACTTCTACGAGACCGCCGTCACCCAGCCGCCCATCCCCGGCACCGTGCTGCTGTTCACCAGCGAAACGCTCGACTTCAGCCCGCTGGGGCACTACCAGCATGTGGGCGACCTGAAGGAGCCGCGCGAGAAGTACCTGATCATCGACGGCCAGCATCGCCTGGCCGCGCTGGAGTTCTTCTTCCGCAGCCATCCCGAGGAGGCCCGCAGCATCCACGTGCCCTGCGTGGTGTTCGATGGGCAGAGCGAGGACTTCGCCGCGGAGATGTTCGTGATCATCAACAGCACGCCCACCCGCATCAACAAGAGCCACCTGATCGACCTGTACGAGAAGGTGAGCTGGGAGAAGCCCGACAAGCGGCTGGCCGCGAAGGTGATCGAGCGCCTCTACGGCGACCCCGACAGCCCGCTGCGCTACCGCATCAACCGCCTGGGCAACCGCAGCAAGCAGGAGAAGTGGATCATGCAGGCCGAGCTCTTCAACGAGGTGCACCGGTGGATCGTGCGCAGCACCAAGCGCGGCGAGACCGTGGATGCCAGCGCCCGCACGGTGGAGAAGCGCTACCGCACGGTGCAGGAGTTCCTGCGCGCGGCCCGCAGCGCCTGGGGCGATGCCTGGGGCCACCCCAAGTACCACGTGACCAAGCCCGTGACCCTGAAGGCCATGTTGCGCGTGTGCGCCGACCTGGCCATCGCGGACCAGCAGGCCGATGAAGGGCGCGAACGCCGCTGGGCCCAGCGCCTGGCCCCCTGGGGCGAGGTGGTCCGCGAGTTCCGCGACGAGGGCTTCTACGAGCGCTTCGCCGCCAAGGGCCAGGTGGAACGCGTGGCCAAGGTGCACCGCTACCTGGCGCAGCGCGTGGGCCTTTAG
- a CDS encoding T9SS type A sorting domain-containing protein, producing the protein MLHPMLVTTHLIWHLALLTTPVTGCEACATAPVVRLFLAEEGSDPSLTTQLYQLRLSVLAGLSQEDPAYVTWLRELIEADPYGAMAPKALLRQVTREPYMRCPWKLNDDLPGIRSMEAVQQPWAGTALAAYPNPTTGTFGVMHEDGTVIRSIRMYSTEGRELRLKHDKGHYDPGPAQPGLYLLVVEQADGQVEQLRLILTAP; encoded by the coding sequence ATGCTGCATCCGATGCTTGTGACCACACACTTGATATGGCACCTGGCGTTGTTGACGACCCCGGTGACGGGGTGTGAAGCATGTGCGACGGCCCCGGTCGTTCGGCTTTTCCTAGCCGAAGAAGGAAGCGACCCCAGCCTGACCACCCAATTGTACCAACTGCGGTTGAGCGTGCTGGCAGGTCTGAGCCAGGAGGACCCGGCCTACGTGACCTGGCTACGGGAGCTGATCGAAGCCGATCCCTACGGTGCGATGGCCCCCAAGGCGCTGTTGCGCCAGGTGACGCGGGAGCCCTATATGCGCTGTCCCTGGAAGTTGAATGACGATCTGCCGGGGATAAGGAGCATGGAAGCAGTACAACAGCCTTGGGCTGGGACAGCGCTCGCAGCGTACCCGAATCCGACCACTGGGACGTTCGGCGTGATGCACGAAGACGGAACAGTCATACGGTCCATCCGGATGTACAGCACCGAAGGCCGCGAGCTACGGCTGAAGCATGACAAAGGGCACTATGACCCGGGACCGGCACAACCGGGACTCTATTTGCTTGTGGTTGAACAAGCGGATGGACAGGTTGAGCAACTCCGCTTGATCCTGACCGCACCATGA